In one Nostoc sp. KVJ3 genomic region, the following are encoded:
- a CDS encoding acyltransferase family protein — translation MEKSSPASSITNPDVSAGANSHSRLYIPSLDGIRTIAFLIVFLYHTGLKNLAPAGFGVTVFFFLSGYLITTLLRQEYDRYQTFDFKLFYLRRILRIWPPFYFVLGLGAGLTVLGLLQGQIDLPPFLAQCLHYGNYYRVFVSENNVTVGSWVCWSLAVEEHFYFLFPLLYITLRQRHVSSRRQMLIFWVLCLAVLLWRCVLTYGFGASFDRTYYGTDTRLDSILLGCALAVNGNPMLDAQHYSNKVWKYLFLPAGLSLILFTFIYRSLDFKQTFAFTIQGIGLYPIFITAIRFPNWGLFAILNLKWMRFIGVLSYSLYLVHNTVILAVEMYLPQLHKVLQGGISLLISLGLAYAIHQFIEFPLGQLRKKFSRA, via the coding sequence TTGGAAAAATCTTCCCCAGCTTCATCTATAACTAATCCAGATGTTTCGGCTGGTGCAAATTCACATTCAAGATTGTATATACCATCCCTTGATGGAATAAGAACTATTGCTTTTCTAATTGTTTTTCTATACCATACAGGACTTAAAAACCTTGCTCCAGCAGGCTTCGGTGTAACAGTATTTTTCTTTCTCAGTGGCTACTTAATAACAACTCTTCTTAGGCAAGAGTACGATCGCTATCAGACTTTTGATTTTAAGCTCTTCTATCTCAGACGAATCCTGCGTATTTGGCCGCCATTTTATTTCGTGCTGGGATTAGGAGCTGGCTTAACTGTCTTGGGATTACTTCAGGGGCAAATTGACTTACCGCCCTTCTTAGCTCAGTGTCTGCACTATGGCAACTATTATCGCGTTTTTGTTAGCGAGAATAATGTTACTGTCGGTAGTTGGGTATGTTGGTCTCTAGCTGTCGAAGAACACTTTTATTTCCTTTTTCCACTGCTTTATATAACTCTACGTCAACGGCATGTAAGTTCACGCAGACAAATGCTAATTTTTTGGGTATTATGTTTAGCTGTCTTACTCTGGCGGTGTGTTCTCACTTATGGTTTTGGAGCATCTTTTGATCGTACATATTATGGAACAGATACGCGGCTAGATAGTATTTTATTGGGCTGTGCATTGGCAGTAAATGGTAATCCGATGCTAGATGCACAGCACTATTCTAATAAAGTGTGGAAGTATTTATTTCTGCCGGCAGGACTAAGCTTGATTCTTTTCACATTTATATATCGCTCACTTGATTTTAAACAAACCTTTGCTTTTACCATACAGGGAATTGGGTTATACCCAATCTTTATTACTGCTATTCGCTTTCCCAATTGGGGATTATTCGCAATCCTAAATTTAAAGTGGATGCGCTTTATTGGTGTACTATCTTACTCGCTGTATCTTGTACATAATACTGTGATCTTAGCTGTTGAGATGTATTTACCCCAATTGCATAAAGTTCTACAAGGAGGAATTTCTCTATTAATTTCTTTGGGATTAGCCTATGCGATTCACCAGTTTATAGAGTTTCCATTGGGACAGCTACGCAAAAAGTTTTCACGGGCATGA